A genomic segment from Peribacillus sp. ACCC06369 encodes:
- a CDS encoding MBL fold metallo-hydrolase, with the protein MDDNHLNEKFLPMTSVSSGDVQIVKEDIYCLPVQIVNVIFVGSPKDEKWVLIDAGMPRSAEVIKKAAEDIYGPDHPPAAIILTHGHFDHVGALIELMEYWNAPVYAHIKEMPYLTGQENYPEPDSTVEGGMVAKISWIFPNEGINLDEKVQPLPEDHSVPELSGWKWVHTPGHSKGHISLFRESDRSLIAGDAFVNVRQDSLYKVITQEKEIAGPPRYLTTDWEVAKESVRLLDSLKPAVAVTGHGYPVEGEELEMGLSRLANEFDSLAKPDHGKYVD; encoded by the coding sequence ATGGATGATAATCATTTGAATGAAAAATTCCTGCCAATGACTTCAGTTTCCAGTGGAGATGTCCAGATTGTAAAAGAGGATATATATTGTCTGCCCGTCCAAATCGTTAATGTAATTTTTGTAGGCTCACCCAAAGATGAAAAATGGGTATTGATAGATGCAGGTATGCCCCGTTCAGCAGAGGTAATAAAGAAAGCTGCTGAAGATATCTACGGGCCAGATCATCCACCTGCTGCCATTATTTTGACACATGGACATTTCGATCATGTTGGTGCATTGATTGAGTTAATGGAGTACTGGAACGCTCCTGTTTATGCCCACATTAAAGAAATGCCTTATTTAACGGGACAGGAAAATTATCCTGAACCAGATTCCACTGTTGAAGGGGGGATGGTTGCCAAGATTTCTTGGATATTTCCGAATGAGGGAATCAACCTGGATGAAAAAGTTCAGCCATTGCCTGAGGATCATAGTGTTCCCGAGCTTTCCGGTTGGAAATGGGTTCACACCCCGGGCCATTCTAAAGGACATATTTCACTTTTCCGGGAAAGTGACCGAAGTCTGATTGCTGGAGATGCTTTTGTGAATGTTAGGCAAGATTCACTATATAAGGTCATTACACAGGAGAAAGAAATAGCAGGCCCGCCACGGTATTTGACAACAGATTGGGAGGTTGCCAAGGAATCGGTAAGGTTGTTGGATAGTCTTAAACCGGCTGTCGCTGTAACGGGTCACGGGTATCCTGTTGAAGGGGAAGAACTGGAAATGGGTTTATCAAGGCTTGCTAATGAATTCGATTCATTGGCTAAACCGGATCACGGGAAATATGTGGATTGA
- a CDS encoding ABC transporter permease, with protein sequence MNNLIQNEMMKLLAKKRLIIIGIIVGILVLMFTYAQYKQVQEQREKLGTDDWRASLQQQIIDTQNRLGSNRMLDEWREQLEVSLKQQQYYLDHDINPSEPGAATFTRMFLENAIDLFIPLLIMIVASDLVSSENSQGTIKLLLTRPVERWKILLSKYVTLLLSVSIIVAMTAILSYLLSGIVFGYQGWGAPVITGFELKGADVDVSQVRLVEQWKFLLMDMGLVWLVAVVVGTLSFMLSVLVRSTPAGMGIMLAALISGAILNNMVSSWESAKYFFMVNLKLTAYISGTAPPIEGMTLLSSVITLLVWWVVALIVSFSVFTRRDVY encoded by the coding sequence TTGAATAACCTGATTCAAAATGAAATGATGAAGTTGCTGGCAAAGAAACGGTTAATCATAATAGGTATCATCGTCGGAATTTTAGTGTTGATGTTTACATATGCCCAATACAAGCAAGTGCAAGAGCAGCGGGAGAAGTTGGGAACTGATGATTGGCGTGCCTCCCTTCAGCAGCAAATCATCGATACCCAAAATCGGTTGGGCTCAAATAGGATGCTGGATGAGTGGCGGGAACAGCTGGAAGTAAGTCTGAAACAACAGCAATATTACCTGGATCATGACATCAACCCCTCAGAACCAGGCGCAGCTACTTTTACACGCATGTTTTTGGAAAATGCAATTGATTTATTCATTCCGCTGTTGATCATGATCGTGGCAAGTGATTTGGTTTCTTCCGAAAATAGTCAAGGTACGATCAAACTTCTGCTAACACGGCCAGTGGAGCGCTGGAAAATCTTATTGAGCAAATATGTAACATTATTATTGTCGGTTTCAATTATCGTGGCGATGACAGCCATATTGTCGTATTTGTTATCAGGAATCGTTTTTGGGTATCAAGGATGGGGGGCACCCGTAATAACCGGATTCGAATTGAAGGGTGCTGATGTGGATGTCAGTCAAGTAAGGTTGGTTGAACAATGGAAATTCCTATTGATGGATATGGGGCTTGTCTGGCTGGTGGCGGTAGTTGTAGGGACCCTTTCTTTCATGCTTTCGGTTTTAGTGCGAAGCACTCCTGCAGGTATGGGCATCATGCTGGCTGCATTGATTTCCGGGGCAATATTGAACAATATGGTGTCATCATGGGAATCAGCTAAATATTTCTTCATGGTGAATTTGAAATTGACCGCTTATATTAGCGGGACGGCTCCACCGATAGAAGGGATGACCTTATTATCCTCCGTCATTACTTTGCTCGTTTGGTGGGTGGTTGCATTAATTGTATCTTTTTCAGTATTTACCCGGAGGGATGTATACTAA
- a CDS encoding ABC transporter ATP-binding protein — MKQVTLSVKGLKKKIGKREIIKGIDFELIEGEVFGFLGPNGAGKTTTIRMLVGLIRPSSGSIHICGYDVRQEFTKAMKQMGCIVENPELYPFLSGWDNLLHFARMLPGVDETRMIEVIELVGLQARIHDKVKTYSLGMRQRLGIAQAMLNSPKLLILDEPTNGLDPAGIREMRQFIRKLAEEEGMSVLVSSHLLGEIQQLCDRVAIIKSGEIIKTDTVESLLSTQERMIWRLEPIQKGAEILSGFTDITLDQEYIITAYDEIKTPEWNAALNQAGVRVHEMNRKLPGLEELFLQVTGVGGAGIE, encoded by the coding sequence ATGAAACAAGTGACATTATCCGTTAAGGGCTTGAAAAAAAAGATTGGCAAAAGGGAAATTATAAAAGGAATAGATTTTGAGCTGATTGAAGGTGAGGTTTTCGGTTTTTTAGGACCGAATGGAGCCGGTAAGACGACGACGATCCGCATGTTGGTTGGTTTGATTAGGCCATCCTCCGGTTCCATCCATATATGCGGGTATGATGTTCGTCAGGAATTTACGAAGGCAATGAAGCAAATGGGCTGCATCGTTGAAAATCCAGAGTTATACCCATTTTTGAGCGGGTGGGATAATTTGCTCCACTTTGCAAGGATGTTACCTGGAGTTGATGAAACAAGAATGATCGAGGTAATAGAACTTGTCGGTCTGCAAGCCAGAATTCATGATAAAGTGAAGACCTATTCCTTAGGTATGAGGCAGCGACTAGGAATCGCGCAGGCAATGCTGAATAGCCCTAAACTGTTGATTTTGGATGAACCGACCAACGGTCTAGATCCTGCTGGAATCCGTGAAATGCGACAATTCATCAGAAAGTTGGCTGAAGAAGAAGGTATGAGTGTTCTGGTTTCTTCACACTTATTAGGTGAAATACAGCAACTTTGTGACCGGGTCGCAATTATTAAAAGTGGGGAAATTATTAAAACGGATACAGTGGAAAGCCTATTATCCACGCAAGAGCGGATGATTTGGAGGCTGGAGCCTATACAAAAGGGAGCGGAAATCCTTAGCGGTTTCACCGATATTACCTTAGATCAGGAGTATATCATTACAGCATATGACGAAATCAAAACACCCGAATGGAATGCTGCACTTAACCAAGCAGGGGTGAGGGTGCATGAAATGAATCGGAAGCTCCCGGGATTGGAAGAGTTATTTTTACAAGTTACCGGTGTCGGAGGTGCAGGTATTGAATAA
- a CDS encoding SGNH/GDSL hydrolase family protein, with protein MSKPKVLAATIVSTLIGLFFLFCLGWAIIDHYGKRTSDMEAIEEPPVKKDLPDDFTVVALGDSLTRGTGDETGKGYVGLVVEDLKSEYDKKPLIHNLGINGQVSKELVQQVKQPEVKRQIQAADVILVTIGGNDLFQKGQTLLDYDSGAISESQKNYLVNLHEIFKDINNVNDTATILLLGLYNPFIDLDEDIDTNRIVRDWNNETAEVVALYKNAIFVPTFDLFQLSVNEYLYSDKFHPNKKGYRLIADRVAPLIKWEDEER; from the coding sequence TTGAGCAAACCAAAAGTGTTGGCCGCTACCATTGTATCAACTCTTATCGGATTGTTTTTTTTATTTTGCCTTGGATGGGCGATTATTGACCATTATGGAAAAAGGACTTCTGATATGGAAGCAATTGAAGAACCCCCCGTTAAAAAAGATCTGCCTGATGATTTTACCGTAGTGGCATTAGGTGATTCATTGACACGTGGCACAGGTGATGAAACAGGTAAAGGCTACGTTGGACTTGTTGTGGAAGATTTGAAGAGTGAATACGATAAAAAACCGCTCATTCATAACCTCGGAATTAATGGACAAGTGTCTAAAGAATTGGTACAGCAAGTGAAACAACCGGAAGTGAAGCGCCAAATACAGGCAGCTGATGTTATTTTAGTTACAATCGGAGGCAACGATTTATTTCAAAAAGGCCAGACCCTGCTTGATTATGATAGTGGAGCTATATCTGAATCACAAAAGAATTACTTGGTAAATTTACATGAAATTTTTAAAGATATCAATAATGTCAATGATACAGCTACCATTTTATTGCTTGGCCTGTATAATCCATTTATAGATTTGGATGAGGACATTGATACGAACCGGATCGTGCGGGACTGGAATAATGAAACGGCAGAAGTCGTGGCTCTTTATAAAAATGCTATTTTCGTTCCTACGTTTGATTTATTTCAATTGTCGGTAAATGAGTATTTGTATTCAGATAAATTTCACCCAAATAAGAAGGGATATCGGTTAATTGCTGATAGGGTTGCTCCTTTAATAAAATGGGAGGATGAGGAACGATGA
- a CDS encoding MFS transporter codes for MEKQKDANIISLKVFYLFSFFAVGSLTPLLSVYLANEAGLSGIEIGTIMSVGPIVMIVFQPFWGIVCDWSGRPAKILAMTSLLAGVFGLSYLLFDHYLLIVSVAIALAIFQSAIIPVSDSITLQYTTRIKANYGKIRLFGSLGYGVAVFVMGKLSESFIGPSVIFYAFFFGLVIAALLALRLPEEPPREKAKLFGGMKELITMKRFLIFLAITFLIFGPNLANNVYYGLFVEARGGTYTGIGIAFLLAVLSEIPFMRMAGTWIHKIGLLPITLLAGTASLIRWGLYYTEPSLTTVYVTSIIQGFSLGLFIPAALQYIREVVPARITVTAVTLYSAIGNGLGNWFSTFSGGIILDKSGIYAVYLFYGSLTLIGMLLTIWLMRLDKNIKVMGKTPGILEK; via the coding sequence TTGGAAAAACAAAAGGATGCAAATATTATAAGCTTGAAGGTATTTTACTTATTTTCATTTTTTGCAGTGGGAAGTTTAACACCACTATTAAGCGTTTATTTAGCCAATGAGGCAGGTTTGTCCGGTATTGAAATAGGTACGATCATGTCTGTTGGACCGATAGTGATGATCGTTTTTCAACCTTTTTGGGGAATTGTCTGTGATTGGAGTGGAAGACCAGCAAAAATACTTGCAATGACATCGTTGCTTGCTGGTGTATTCGGATTAAGTTACTTGCTGTTTGATCACTATTTACTTATAGTATCCGTGGCAATAGCTTTGGCTATCTTTCAAAGTGCCATAATACCAGTATCAGATAGCATCACCCTTCAATATACAACAAGAATCAAAGCGAATTATGGAAAAATCCGTTTATTCGGTTCACTTGGTTACGGTGTAGCCGTTTTTGTAATGGGGAAATTATCGGAATCCTTCATTGGTCCTTCCGTTATATTTTATGCCTTTTTCTTCGGTCTAGTGATCGCGGCTCTTCTAGCTCTCCGGTTGCCCGAAGAGCCTCCTCGAGAAAAGGCAAAACTTTTCGGTGGTATGAAAGAATTGATCACAATGAAACGTTTCCTTATCTTTCTTGCTATAACGTTCTTGATTTTTGGTCCTAATCTTGCAAATAATGTATACTATGGTTTGTTTGTAGAGGCTAGAGGCGGGACATATACAGGAATTGGCATTGCGTTCCTTTTAGCAGTACTATCAGAAATTCCATTTATGAGAATGGCAGGTACCTGGATTCATAAAATAGGCCTGCTGCCAATTACCTTATTGGCTGGAACGGCTTCATTGATCCGCTGGGGTTTGTACTATACCGAACCAAGCTTGACTACCGTATATGTGACTTCGATCATTCAAGGGTTTTCACTTGGCTTATTCATTCCGGCAGCTTTACAATATATCCGGGAAGTCGTCCCGGCCCGTATAACAGTTACGGCAGTAACGCTTTATTCCGCCATTGGAAATGGATTGGGAAACTGGTTCAGTACTTTCAGTGGCGGGATAATCTTGGATAAATCAGGGATATATGCGGTGTATTTATTTTACGGTTCACTCACACTGATCGGGATGTTGCTCACAATATGGCTCATGAGGTTAGATAAAAACATAAAAGTAATGGGGAAAACCCCTGGTATATTAGAAAAATGA
- a CDS encoding YitT family protein encodes MIMSDLAGASTTEIMQKKTQHKKLTLRQILQRGLLITIGAVLMAVGLEIFLVPNNVIDGGITGISIMLSYITGWKLGIFLFVLNLPFFFIGYKQIGKTFALSTLYGILVLSITTTLLHHVPAFTQDILLASAFGGMILGIGVGMVIRYGGSLDGTEILAILASKKLPFSVGEIVMFFNLFILGSAGFVFSWDRAMYSIIAYFVAYKTMDIVIAGLDESKFVWIISDEFDDIGDAIMNRLGRGVTYLAGEGAYSGDDKKVIFCVINRLEEAKLKDIVKSFDPSAFLAVGDIAEVRGGRFKKKDIH; translated from the coding sequence ATGATTATGTCAGACCTGGCAGGTGCAAGTACAACAGAAATTATGCAAAAGAAGACCCAGCATAAAAAATTAACACTAAGACAAATATTACAGAGAGGTCTTTTAATTACAATCGGTGCAGTTTTAATGGCTGTCGGCCTCGAGATTTTTTTAGTACCGAATAACGTAATCGACGGAGGCATAACGGGAATATCGATTATGTTATCTTACATCACTGGATGGAAACTCGGTATCTTTCTTTTCGTATTGAATCTTCCTTTCTTTTTTATCGGTTATAAACAAATTGGAAAAACCTTCGCATTATCTACTCTGTATGGGATTTTAGTCCTTTCCATTACCACTACATTGCTTCATCACGTACCAGCTTTCACTCAAGATATCCTCCTAGCGTCCGCTTTCGGCGGAATGATTCTTGGCATTGGTGTTGGAATGGTCATTCGATATGGCGGCTCATTGGATGGTACAGAAATACTTGCTATACTCGCTAGCAAAAAGCTCCCTTTTTCCGTTGGGGAGATCGTCATGTTTTTTAATTTATTCATCCTTGGCAGTGCTGGCTTCGTTTTCTCGTGGGATCGCGCCATGTATTCGATTATAGCTTACTTCGTGGCTTATAAAACGATGGATATCGTCATCGCTGGTTTGGACGAATCCAAATTTGTTTGGATTATCAGTGATGAATTTGATGATATCGGCGACGCCATAATGAATCGCCTTGGTCGCGGCGTAACCTATTTAGCGGGCGAAGGTGCTTATTCCGGTGATGATAAAAAAGTCATCTTTTGTGTAATAAACAGGCTTGAGGAAGCTAAACTTAAAGATATAGTCAAAAGCTTCGATCCTTCTGCATTTCTTGCCGTAGGGGATATCGCGGAAGTTCGAGGCGGTCGCTTCAAGAAAAAAGATATTCACTAA
- a CDS encoding cold-shock protein, with translation MYRRNNTEEIIPEETKVWECTSEDCKGWIRDNFTSNDEHVCPLCSSEMKPGTRMLQAINNPRNY, from the coding sequence ATGTATAGAAGAAATAATACGGAAGAAATCATTCCTGAAGAAACAAAGGTGTGGGAATGTACATCAGAAGATTGCAAAGGTTGGATTCGCGATAACTTTACAAGTAATGATGAACACGTTTGTCCGTTATGTAGCAGCGAGATGAAACCCGGCACCAGAATGCTTCAAGCAATCAACAATCCAAGAAACTATTAA
- a CDS encoding cold-inducible protein YdjO-related protein — MYFGKKNSEEPEIVMEDTIVYACGSADCNGWMRKDFASENYDCPMCGSQLVEEVRELPKIENEYNAFK, encoded by the coding sequence ATGTATTTTGGTAAAAAGAATTCAGAGGAACCAGAAATCGTTATGGAAGATACGATAGTATATGCGTGCGGATCAGCAGATTGTAATGGTTGGATGAGAAAAGATTTTGCCTCGGAAAACTATGATTGCCCAATGTGTGGAAGTCAATTGGTCGAGGAAGTCAGGGAACTTCCAAAAATTGAAAATGAATATAATGCGTTTAAATAA
- the recQ gene encoding DNA helicase RecQ, whose amino-acid sequence MMEKAREYLQEYFGYESFRKGQEQIIEQVLGGINTAGIMPTGGGKSICYQIPALLLPGITLVISPLISLMKDQVDALEQNGIDATFLNSSISGLESSNRMNDIKQGRYKLVYVAPERLENPAFQQDLFNVDISMVAIDEAHCISQWGHDFRPSYLKIKTLLKNMPSSPTVLALTATATPNVTDDICQSLGISGEHTVSTGFSRDNLFFSVVKEENRGRFLMRYLEKNKNESGIIYAATRKEVDSLYAKLNKAGFKTGRYHAGMNEQDRSEQQDQFIRDDIPLMVATSAFGMGIDKSNVRYVIHYQTPKNMESYYQEAGRAGRDGLDSECILLYSPQDMQIQRFLIDQSNPSQEWQSQELKKLNRMKDYCFTEGCLQAFILRYFGDENPEDCGHCENCTDKRDSVDVTTQAQMVLSCMLRMGERFGKTMISQVLTGSRNKKIEEFGFQKLSTYGIINNQSAKDVGDFIDFLTAKQYIEMTGGQFPVLKVTNAGREVLLGQKKVLRKEIKKVNSISVDHGLFEELRQLRKELASKENVPPFIIFSDASLKDMAVKLPRTEEEFLEVKGVGSQKFERFGAMFLKGISRYVQAHPELDKNTLVTKETVKRSTKPSHLESYRLYQEGKSIKEIATSRGLSSISIENHLLKCAEEHMDIKWGEIFTDEEFDLVLDTAKQLDSEKLKPLKEALPENISYYMIKAILVKAGLGNT is encoded by the coding sequence TTGATGGAAAAAGCACGTGAGTATTTACAAGAATATTTTGGTTATGAGTCATTCAGAAAAGGTCAGGAACAGATTATCGAACAGGTGTTGGGAGGAATAAACACCGCGGGAATCATGCCTACTGGCGGAGGTAAATCGATATGTTACCAAATTCCAGCCCTTTTGTTACCTGGTATAACACTCGTGATATCCCCACTTATTTCCTTGATGAAGGACCAAGTAGATGCCCTCGAACAAAACGGGATTGATGCCACATTTCTTAATAGCTCCATTTCTGGGTTAGAATCATCCAATAGAATGAACGATATTAAGCAAGGAAGATATAAATTGGTTTATGTGGCACCGGAACGCTTGGAAAATCCTGCATTTCAACAGGATTTATTTAATGTGGACATTTCAATGGTAGCCATTGATGAAGCCCACTGCATATCTCAATGGGGTCATGACTTCAGACCAAGCTATTTAAAAATCAAAACCTTATTGAAAAACATGCCATCATCTCCGACTGTACTGGCATTAACGGCAACAGCCACTCCAAATGTGACCGATGATATTTGTCAGTCGCTCGGAATATCAGGGGAGCATACAGTATCTACGGGATTTTCCAGAGATAACTTGTTCTTTTCCGTTGTAAAAGAAGAAAATCGCGGACGGTTTTTAATGCGCTATTTAGAGAAAAACAAAAATGAATCGGGTATCATATATGCAGCTACTAGGAAAGAAGTCGATTCTTTGTATGCCAAGCTTAATAAAGCCGGATTCAAGACAGGCCGTTACCATGCCGGGATGAATGAACAAGACCGTTCGGAACAGCAGGACCAATTCATTAGGGATGACATTCCCTTGATGGTAGCGACATCTGCCTTTGGGATGGGAATCGATAAGTCGAATGTTAGATACGTCATCCATTACCAAACTCCTAAGAACATGGAGAGTTATTATCAGGAAGCCGGCCGTGCAGGGAGGGATGGTTTGGATAGTGAATGTATTCTTTTGTATTCCCCCCAGGATATGCAGATACAGCGTTTCTTGATTGATCAATCAAACCCTTCGCAGGAGTGGCAATCCCAGGAATTGAAGAAGTTGAACAGAATGAAAGATTATTGTTTTACCGAGGGGTGTTTGCAAGCCTTCATTCTTCGATACTTTGGAGATGAAAACCCTGAAGATTGCGGTCATTGCGAAAATTGTACAGATAAACGGGATTCCGTAGATGTAACTACACAGGCTCAGATGGTCCTTTCATGCATGTTGCGAATGGGTGAGCGATTCGGTAAAACGATGATTTCCCAAGTCCTCACGGGTTCACGCAATAAGAAAATTGAAGAGTTCGGTTTTCAAAAGCTTTCTACCTATGGAATCATCAATAATCAATCTGCAAAGGATGTAGGTGATTTCATTGATTTCCTGACAGCAAAACAGTATATCGAAATGACGGGCGGCCAATTTCCAGTCCTTAAAGTAACCAATGCTGGCAGGGAAGTGCTGTTGGGGCAGAAAAAAGTCCTCCGTAAAGAAATAAAAAAAGTAAACAGCATCAGTGTGGATCATGGGTTGTTCGAAGAGTTGAGACAATTAAGAAAAGAATTGGCTAGTAAGGAGAATGTACCTCCTTTCATTATTTTTTCGGATGCATCATTGAAAGATATGGCAGTGAAACTGCCGAGGACGGAAGAGGAATTCCTAGAAGTTAAAGGGGTAGGGTCCCAGAAATTCGAACGCTTCGGTGCCATGTTCCTAAAAGGTATTTCCCGTTATGTACAGGCACATCCTGAACTGGATAAGAATACACTGGTTACTAAGGAAACGGTAAAAAGAAGTACTAAACCATCACATTTAGAAAGCTATCGCTTATATCAGGAAGGTAAATCAATCAAGGAAATCGCGACATCCAGAGGGCTGTCTTCCATTTCAATTGAAAATCATTTATTAAAGTGTGCTGAAGAACACATGGATATCAAATGGGGAGAGATTTTCACGGATGAAGAGTTTGACCTTGTTTTGGATACTGCGAAACAATTGGATTCTGAAAAACTGAAACCACTAAAAGAAGCCCTGCCTGAGAATATTTCCTACTATATGATTAAAGCGATCTTGGTTAAAGCAGGTTTGGGAAACACGTAG
- a CDS encoding LysM peptidoglycan-binding and 3D domain-containing protein produces MKKSILSLAAAAAISGAFTIPVQAEDVKVKDGDTLWGISQTYKVSIEDIKSWNDLSSDAIYVGETIHISQEKHYKVKSGDTLSDIADKYDVAVNDIKSWNGLNSDTIHPKQELIIKPAANKVEAASVEPAQKSEQAAPVEQAAPVEQSKPVEQSEPVEQSEPADTNNESQDQAESGKEITVSATAYTADCQGCSGTTATGVDLKANPDAKVIAVDPSVIPLGSKVYVEGYGYATAADTGSAIKGNRVDIFVPNEQDAVNWGVKNVKVQILN; encoded by the coding sequence ATGAAAAAATCAATCTTATCGTTAGCGGCAGCGGCTGCAATATCCGGTGCATTCACAATTCCGGTACAAGCAGAAGATGTCAAAGTGAAAGATGGAGACACATTATGGGGGATATCTCAAACATATAAAGTATCAATAGAAGATATTAAGTCTTGGAATGATTTGTCTTCAGACGCGATTTATGTAGGGGAAACAATACATATTTCTCAAGAAAAGCATTATAAAGTCAAGTCAGGTGACACATTGTCGGACATTGCAGACAAATATGATGTAGCTGTAAATGATATTAAATCTTGGAACGGTTTAAATTCAGATACTATCCATCCGAAACAGGAACTAATCATTAAACCAGCGGCTAACAAAGTCGAAGCGGCGAGTGTAGAGCCTGCGCAGAAATCTGAACAAGCGGCACCAGTTGAACAAGCGGCACCAGTTGAACAATCAAAACCAGTTGAACAATCAGAACCAGTTGAACAATCGGAACCAGCAGACACAAACAATGAATCCCAAGATCAAGCAGAATCTGGAAAAGAGATTACTGTTAGTGCAACCGCCTATACGGCTGATTGTCAAGGCTGCAGCGGAACAACAGCCACAGGAGTGGACTTGAAAGCTAATCCTGATGCAAAAGTGATTGCCGTGGACCCTTCAGTCATTCCACTAGGATCAAAGGTTTATGTTGAAGGTTATGGCTACGCAACGGCAGCCGATACAGGCAGTGCCATCAAAGGAAATAGAGTGGACATATTTGTTCCAAACGAACAGGATGCCGTGAATTGGGGCGTTAAAAACGTTAAAGTGCAAATCCTAAATTAA
- a CDS encoding spore coat associated protein CotJA → MTREKTFTLVKSYKPFHSKFDPCPPIGRKYYRTPPNLYINFQPPNLEQFTPEEALKYGTLWKFFYDFYDNPYRERET, encoded by the coding sequence TTGACGCGCGAAAAGACTTTTACCTTAGTTAAGTCATATAAACCTTTCCATAGTAAATTCGATCCTTGCCCGCCGATTGGGAGGAAGTACTACAGGACACCTCCTAATTTGTATATTAATTTTCAACCGCCGAATTTGGAGCAGTTCACACCTGAGGAAGCTTTGAAATACGGTACACTTTGGAAATTCTTTTATGATTTTTATGATAATCCATATCGGGAAAGGGAGACATAA
- a CDS encoding spore coat protein CotJB: protein MNKKLGDEYYQLLEQIQAADFVLVELTLYLDTHPNDQQALQQFNQFHEYSKQLKSVFEPKYGPLLGFGNSPDGENKWEWGQGPWPWQV from the coding sequence ATGAATAAGAAACTGGGTGATGAATATTATCAGTTGCTTGAACAAATACAGGCTGCGGATTTCGTACTTGTCGAGTTGACTCTTTATTTGGATACACATCCTAACGATCAGCAAGCATTACAGCAATTCAATCAATTTCATGAATACTCCAAACAATTGAAATCGGTTTTTGAGCCTAAATATGGTCCGTTATTGGGTTTTGGAAACAGTCCAGACGGTGAAAATAAATGGGAATGGGGCCAAGGCCCTTGGCCATGGCAGGTATAA
- a CDS encoding manganese catalase family protein, with translation MWVYEKKLQYPVKVRDCNPRLARYLIEQYGGADGELAAALRYLNQRYTIPDKVIGLLTDIGTEEFAHLEMIATMIYKLTKDATPQQMVAAGLGDHYVNHDSALYYHDAAGNPWTATYIQAKGDPIADLYEDIAAEEKARATYQWLIDISDDPDINDSLRFLREREIIHSMRFREAVEILKEEKGKKKFF, from the coding sequence ATGTGGGTTTATGAAAAGAAGCTGCAATATCCAGTTAAAGTAAGAGACTGTAATCCTCGTTTGGCAAGGTATTTAATAGAACAATATGGGGGTGCTGATGGTGAGTTGGCTGCAGCACTCCGTTACTTAAATCAACGATATACAATTCCAGATAAAGTGATTGGCCTGCTGACGGATATTGGAACGGAAGAATTCGCCCATTTAGAAATGATCGCCACGATGATTTATAAACTTACAAAAGACGCAACCCCTCAGCAGATGGTTGCAGCCGGGCTAGGTGATCATTATGTTAATCATGATAGTGCCCTTTATTATCATGACGCGGCGGGGAATCCATGGACTGCCACATATATCCAAGCCAAAGGAGATCCCATTGCAGATTTATATGAAGATATCGCCGCTGAAGAGAAGGCCAGAGCAACCTATCAGTGGTTGATCGACATCTCGGATGATCCTGATATCAATGATTCACTCAGGTTTTTGCGTGAGAGGGAAATTATCCATTCGATGAGGTTCAGGGAAGCTGTGGAGATTTTAAAAGAAGAAAAAGGTAAAAAGAAGTTTTTTTAA